CAGCTACCCACAATTCTATCCCATGTCAGGGTTCCCATCATCTCCTGCCTTGGAGAGATGGATAATATTCCATGGCGGCTGAGAGATCTGTGTCCTCATGGGGGAACCCTGGCATCTGGATCATGTTAGGGGGAATCTGTGTTGATCCGCCATGGAGAACGTGCCGGAAAAACAGCCCGACTGACCTGGCGAGCTGGTGAACCAGGGTTTAGGCTGCCTGGGCGTCTGGGGAATCCTGCTCCTGTCTCTGGCCAAAAGTTATTAAAGAGCTGGACATTGTTTCCATTGGGCTGGTGTGAGAACCTCCgggggtggagggcagaggaATGGGGTCAGGGCTTGTGGCAAGAGACAGTGAAAACAGTGGCACCGCCACCCGCAGAGGGGGAAGCAGGGACGGATTGGAGTAAGCTGGGTACAGTTGATCTCTCCTCGTTGTTGCTGGAAACACTGACGATGTTGGCGAATCTTCTGGAACAAGTGAGGTCCTGACAGAGGAAACATGTATCTCCTCAATGTTTAGTTAACCTCATTCCCAAGGTTACCGAAAGAAATCTTTATccacgtttgtttgttttcacttTTTTAAGACCACACATGGACCAACACAGGTCTGCCCCGATCACAGTGAGTTAGTGGTTTATCCTGCATTATAAAATGGAGTGTGCTGTATTTTAAATGTTACATTGTGTCAACCACTGGATGTATATGTATGCACATGTATCATTGCTGAGAGGAAAATATTCAGGATAATACAAAAGCCCAGTGGAAGTGAAGAAAGGGAAGTTTATTACAGGGAACAGGGAGCTGAGGTTCCTTCAGCCCTGAGGAACGTCTTCTGGGAGCCTGGGTGGAGCTGATGACAGAACTTcatgcaaaataaaacatttctccCTAATTCCCCCTCCTGGAGAATTAATCTTCTCTTATTGTCATCTTGATAGTAACCAGAGAGAGTGGAAACGATAAAGCACTGTCTAGGGATGGTCCTCGGTGTCAGCGGGGATGGTAGTCCACTCAGAGGATGTTGCCAGGGGGGTTCTTTCTTACAGTCATTGCGTGACTATGGAGGGCTGGGGCTCAGCTGCCTGGTTGAGGGTGGGGTCCAAGTCACTGCCCATCTTGTTAAGTCTccagccaagcctgttgtgatTTGACAGGGCTCCACTGACATGGGGCATCTAGAGGCCCaggaccacctcctccaccatcaccaAGCGTGACCGACATCTGTAACCCATTGCATCCCCTAATTATCCTCGGGTGAACCTCATGGAAAATGCGACACAAGCCATTGGAATGTAAACACAACCTGTTGAGAACTCCCATTTATGTTCTTTCTGTTGTGCGCTGAGGACTCCATTTTGTATTAGTTCATATCCAGTGTCAgggtgtgttggtgagacatTCCTCCACTAGTTTGCATGGCCAGCTTTTGTGTAAATATGTTCTTGGATACATGGATTTGCACATGGTGCATGTCAATGTACGATTTTCCATCATGAGGCTTGCACTGAAGGCACTGAATCGTGCGGTCCGTAAACAGTGGAATGAGAAGCGTTACACTCAATTTTGCGTTCATGGTACTGCAACTGCAAAATAATGACACAAAAGCAAGCATGTGCACGCATGAGCAAAACAGCTAATTGTGCAGGGCTGCAGGACAGCTGTTGGTTGTGttggtgaagtgccttccccCAAACAAAAAGCTACTGGTTTCTAAACTCCAGCCAGAAGCTTCCCAGCATCCAAAAACAAGCAATCGGGACAGGAATGTGCACGGCACAACAATTCCAAATGCTGAAGCAATTATGGTGAGTCAACAGATCTGGAGAAACCGTCATCAAATCCTGTATGTGCTAAAACCATACATTCAGTCAGTGATGAGAACATACAGTACAATTCCAGTCCCACTCCACATGCTGTAAAGCAGCCTACATTTTTTGGTATATCATGTTGCACTGCTTTCACATGAAACATTATGGCTGTATGGAAACCACATACAGCTTATGCTGGTGATGTCAAGGTTTACTGTGTCGGCTTAGAATGGCTCTTGTTTTCATACATGTGATTTTACATGGTTCCAGTATGTAAAGTACAAACATTGCTAGATTAGTTCTGGTATTTGACATTACTACCCTCCTGGACGTGTTCTTAAAAAATTGGTTGAAACGGCATGACAAATCTGAAAAGATGGAATAACAATGCACAAGCCAAAACAGCGTCAAACGAAGATGATTGAGTTGGTTATCAATCATGAGTGTCTTCAAATAAAACTTCATGTGTCGCAGACAAATCAAAACATTCAACGTTTTACCTCTCAAAGCTGTAATGACAGCTTGTGTATTATGTTTTATGTTGTACATTTATATGTATGTAATGTTTTAGTTCCAGGTATCCAACTAGTGAGGTGGGAGAGGGTCAACAGCTGGTTCTAATACAGCGCTGGACTTCTGAAGAGCTCTGCATTGCCACCCCTCCTTGTGTTCAACCATGTCAGGGAAAACCTGCCTCCACTCTGCTCTGGGTCAACCATCTACAGCAGTAAGTGAACAAGACATCCAATAAAAAAAGTCACCAAATACAGGACACCAAAAATGTGTGCGAGTCACAACCAAGACATGTGAGTTCCCTGGAGTAACAAAGAACGTAATGTTTCTTTCCTACTCCCCTCCTTTTATCTTCCTTCTCACGCACCCCTTGGCTCAAAAAGAGAAATGGATTATTGAAACGGCCAGAAACATGTTGCTGTCGTTGTCTCTTTTGTATCCAGACCAAAAAACAGGGAAGTCACACAAGCGTGTAAAAATAATAACACAAATCAAATGGAAGATACATTCATTAATAGCTCTCAGGTAACTAACAGCGAATTTGCCATGCAATGCATAAGTAATTCACATCACAACTGACAATTCTTGTTCCTCAATCagaaaataacaaaaataaacattgcaGCATGACATTTATTGGTCCAcatctgtattttttttttttactgttctaGAATTTAGGGTGGATAAAGTCAATGCTTGATGCTGATAAGACAATACAATGGCTGGTGAATGGCCACATAGCAAAAGCAAATAATGCAGATCCTCAGTTCTGTCTGATTTGGCGTGTCAAAATGACACCTAAAAAAAAGGGGTGTCGAAACATTCCGTGACACCTCCTCACAGGGCTTAATGGCTCCCAGACCAGGATGTGACATCATGCTacactaccactgagctgtgcgGCAACGCCCCAGTCgtttcccctcacacaccttccccaagaaaaaaaagaggtaaTATGATATTCATCCTAATTAAAGAAAACCAAACGGTATTCACGTTCTTTGGCCTGAGACGAGTGCTGTGGGCCTCCCTGTTACACCACTGAGAGACGGGGCCCCATCATTCAGCTCAcaccatgtcagtgtgtgtgtgtgtagggggggaatAAGGGAGAACATGGGGTCATATGTGCTGAAGTAATTGACATTCCCTCAAAACATTAGGGTGAATTGACAGGCCAGGTCAACTACACAGGCCTAAGGCTCATCAGTGGACCCTGTTGGTCCTGGGAGACCAATACTACTAAAGCCTTGTTATTGTATAACTGAGTCTTATTGATAACATCAATGTTTAACACATTCTCCTCAAATAAAAGTAGCTTGTGATGCACTTGCATTAAACACAATAATGAGCATGTCTGTGTAACAGAGCAGGCCTTGTGTAGGGAGGTCGAGAGGTGATGAACTGCAGCCTGATGAGGACCTTCTTTATCTCAGGCTGACTAAGGGCTATAACATCAATGCAACACTGACACCTGCTGGTTTGCATCATCATTGCCATTGTCTGATTGCAAGGCCCATTTCAACATTGTGCACAGAAGTGAACACTTTGCTATAGTGTTCAAAATATTGAAGGGACTCAAAACAATATTTTAAGATGTTGATTTTATTTATGTATACTGATAGAAGTAATAGAAATCAATAAAAAACAGGTAGACAATTACTGTTTTACAATTGTGGTTGCATTTTACAGATCTCTCTAATTCTTACCTGAAATAGTCACAATGTTTCATCTAACATTTGTAATATATACAGACTTCACAAATGGTATCAGTTTGTACTTCTGTTATCTAGCACTTTTAAATCGATGTCCATCATTTCAAGAAGTCACAACCATCCACAACATAGGCCCCATTGTTGCCATGGTGTTTAAAAGGCATAAAACATTAAGAAGGTGCATACCATAATACTAATGCAAGCAGGTCCCTCTTGCAACAGTGTTAATTATATCAAGAAAGTTTGTTAAGCAGGAAAACGTTTTGACAAGACAATGTTTTGTAATCATTATAACTCATATGACCTGAGCAATACAAGGACTTAAACCTAAAACGGAGTGTGGCACTCTGAACTGTTTACACCATATGCTGCCAAAGATTTACAGGTTACAAAACGCATTTTTACCCCCCAAAACCCAGAGATGATTTTCCTTTAACAACATAGTTTTTTCTTGAGGATtcccattatttatttattattttatataATTCGTCATAATAGAATGCTCTTAATAGCCATATTATAACAACAGATCTTGCTTTGGAAATGGATGCTAGTGTTAGTGCAGAATTATCACAAGAAATGAAAAGGACACAAAATAAGCTTTTACTTTATCCCCCCCACTCCATCCTAGCGTACTGCCTTTATGCTGATTATAAATCTAGTGTCTGGTCAGAGATACAGGAGGCTAGTGTGAGGGCAGCTGGGCGTCTCATTTCACAACACTACCTAGACTCATCGTTTGTTCCTACGCCCGTGTCATTGTTAACCCTCCTCTTTCAGAGAATCTGACTACAGACTCCAACAAGGTGcggtaggtggggggggggggagtattgTAATAAATAAAACTGTGAAAGAAGGAGTTGTGGAGTGCCAATTCTCTTCATTTGGCAGCTTGCCATATAATGATGCCCAGTATGACCAGCACTACAGACATGACCATGGCCAAGATGCACATCTTCTTGCGGGATTTTTGCTTTGGGGAAAAACAAAAAGTTAAGAGGTGTTTGGTTAGTGACAGTGATCATACAAAATGTGAGAGGATCCAATATGGATGGTTTTGACAGTGTGCTATGACTCCATGGCATCTCGACTGGGCTGTTGGGATGGAGGGTCAGGTATACCTGGTAAAACTGATGCTTACCTGATATACCTGACCATACCACCTGGTATACCTGATGCTTACCTGGTAGTAGGCTGCTCTCTGGAGTTGCTCCGCACCTCGCTCAACATGAACCTCAGCATTTTCAACGTTTGCCTCTATGCTATctgcagacagaaacacacattcaaCATCACCATGCATGTTTCGGTGTTGCGAAACCAGACCAAACCTAAATAAATTGGTCATTAAATAAGGTGTTATTGTGATTTTTGAACAAGTTAAACTTACCAATCATCTCTCCCTGGTCATGGATCATTACGGCCAAGTCTTTAAAGATCTGGTTCACATCCAAGATGTCCGACTGAAATCAACACAAGACAACTATCTTTTAGCCATGTCCAACAGGTCAACCGTCTGGTTCCAATCCTCAGAATCATATGGATTTTCTCCTCAGGACGGGGGAGATTAGGAGCACTAAGGAGGTCGATTTACTGAAGCTTCGGGATCAATATAGAGTGTGTACTCCTCTACACAGTGGGGGGTAAAAACCCAACAAGGCTACAGGGAAGTCTCACCTCCAGCTGTCTGatgtttgtttctctgtctttgATGAGCTCCAGATCTTCTTCTGTTATGGCTGCCTCCTCTACCTGGGATGAGGTCTGGCCCCAGTCCTCTTGGCTAGACACAGAGAAGGATACAGCGAGTCAGAACCAATACAATCCACCTAAAAGATCCAATCTAAACGATTGATTGCATGGGAATTAGGGAGAATGTAAAAGAATTGTGGATGCACGTACTTATCAAAGGACACCAGCTGTTCATCATTGGCACCCTCGTCAGCCTTGAAGGAGAGTGGCAACAAAAGTTAAATGTGTATTCTAGTGCACTGTCTGCACGTCGCAATCATAATATCACGGCAGGTTCTTATCCAAATGCTACATCCttatgaaatatttttttttaaagctgctGCTTATATTCAATATTATATTACACAACAATGCACATGAGAGTGTGGAGCTTACAGAGAGGCGGGATCCTGCCCTGGCTCTGGCCACagactccttctccttctccgctGCGCGACGTTGCACAGCCTGGAAGTTGTTGAGGGCTGCGGAGAAGTCGTTCATGAGCCGGTCCTTCTGAATCTTCTGCTGTCTCTGAGGATGAGGATCAGTGTTGATTCCCAGCTCCCTAACTAACTGTATTCAGGGGAAATGCAtacactcaagcatatttcttttgtttgtttttgttttccatTGTGCATCGTCTGGGGTTTCAAACTGTCAAATACACACAATGATTTCAAATATATGTCACATTTCTTGAGATACTTTCTATTAAGGTCACTAGCAACACATGCATGCTTATGCATGATACTTACTTGCTCTGATGGCGATGAAGGTAGGGGGACAGAGCCCAGATCTTTTAGGTGTTTGTTGGTCTCCTTGGCCAGCTGGTTTGTATAATGCTGTATCTGCTGCCTGGGGGGACATATGTAGACTTAGAACTATAATATACAGTAAACATAAAGACAGCTCTTCTACACAATTAGCACAACAAAGATCATGGAAAATATTAAGAGATGGCACAAGATACAGTCAGACTCTTTATATGTTGCGAAGCTTAATTACTTCACATTGGGCCAAAATTAGGCTATACTTCTGCAAGGCCAAAACTTTATCTGAAGTTCAGTGCCTGAACAACCCATGGATAATAGGATTTGAAAATGTGTAGATCCCCATCGTGTACATTTCAAACTATAGTAACACACTGACAGTATTAACTGACATTTGTAATTCAATTATAGCTATTTAATACAaatttaaaattattttatacACATTGATTGTCCCATTC
Above is a window of Osmerus mordax isolate fOsmMor3 chromosome 18, fOsmMor3.pri, whole genome shotgun sequence DNA encoding:
- the stx12 gene encoding syntaxin-12 isoform X1, which produces MSYAKADSYRSLPRDFNSLIQTCSSNIQKITQNTAQIKSMVNQLGTRQDTSELQDRLQQIQHYTNQLAKETNKHLKDLGSVPLPSSPSEQLVRELGINTDPHPQRQQKIQKDRLMNDFSAALNNFQAVQRRAAEKEKESVARARAGSRLSADEGANDEQLVSFDNQEDWGQTSSQVEEAAITEEDLELIKDRETNIRQLESDILDVNQIFKDLAVMIHDQGEMIDSIEANVENAEVHVERGAEQLQRAAYYQQKSRKKMCILAMVMSVVLVILGIIIWQAAK
- the stx12 gene encoding syntaxin-12 isoform X2 — translated: MSYAKADSYRSLPRDFNSLIQTCSSNIQKITQNTAQIKSMVNQLGTRQDTSELQDRLQQIQHYTNQLAKETNKHLKDLGSVPLPSSPSEQRQQKIQKDRLMNDFSAALNNFQAVQRRAAEKEKESVARARAGSRLSADEGANDEQLVSFDNQEDWGQTSSQVEEAAITEEDLELIKDRETNIRQLESDILDVNQIFKDLAVMIHDQGEMIDSIEANVENAEVHVERGAEQLQRAAYYQQKSRKKMCILAMVMSVVLVILGIIIWQAAK